In candidate division WOR-3 bacterium, the following are encoded in one genomic region:
- a CDS encoding c-type cytochrome domain-containing protein yields MRFLILLLPLSAAFLLFCPAKNKTQVRETVPAESQAPLTTVPAHQTADESSPPAPSVSFQRDVLPILRELAGDCHTKEDMAGNYALDSYEAVMAGGTDSVPNVVPGKPDSSLLFIYLQKGHPFGRKPAPEQLEVIRQWILQGAKNN; encoded by the coding sequence ATGAGGTTTCTGATTCTGCTTTTACCTCTCAGCGCTGCCTTTCTGCTTTTCTGTCCGGCGAAGAATAAGACTCAGGTGCGGGAGACCGTACCGGCTGAGAGTCAGGCACCGCTGACAACCGTCCCGGCGCACCAAACTGCTGATGAGTCTTCACCACCGGCGCCGAGCGTTTCCTTCCAGCGGGATGTGCTGCCGATTCTCAGGGAGCTGGCAGGTGATTGTCATACAAAGGAGGATATGGCGGGTAATTATGCGCTGGACTCCTATGAGGCGGTGATGGCAGGAGGCACCGATTCGGTCCCGAATGTAGTCCCGGGCAAGCCGGATTCCAGTCTCCTTTTTATTTATCTGCAGAAAGGTCATCCCTTCGGCAGAAAACCGGCACCGGAGCAGCTTGAGGTGATCCGGCAGTGGATTCTTCAGGGCGCGAAGAACAATTGA
- a CDS encoding OsmC family protein, which yields MEATVRWTGMMQFVGISGSSHAVVLDTGPDHGGADTAATPMELLLTALAGCTGMDVVSLLKKMRVNFTGLEIKAKGERRDEHPRIFTSIELEYVVYGNGVDRAAVQRAVELSQEKYCSVRAMLRSDCPVRFRVEIIENAGESNA from the coding sequence ATGGAAGCAACTGTGCGCTGGACCGGTATGATGCAGTTTGTGGGTATCTCCGGTTCCAGCCACGCGGTGGTTCTGGATACCGGACCGGATCACGGTGGAGCCGATACGGCGGCAACACCGATGGAACTGCTGCTGACTGCCCTTGCCGGCTGCACCGGAATGGATGTGGTTTCACTGCTGAAAAAAATGCGGGTCAATTTTACCGGTCTGGAGATAAAAGCAAAGGGGGAGCGCAGGGATGAGCACCCGCGCATCTTCACCAGTATTGAACTGGAATATGTGGTTTACGGTAACGGCGTTGACCGGGCAGCGGTCCAGCGGGCGGTTGAGCTCTCGCAGGAGAAGTACTGCTCGGTGCGGGCAATGCTCCGTTCTGACTGTCCGGTCAGGTTCAGAGTAGAGATTATTGAGAACGCCGGAGAGTCCAATGCTTGA
- a CDS encoding carboxypeptidase regulatory-like domain-containing protein, with protein MRRLTVLPLILLAVSAFAYTGFGGGRGLFRVQDAQTEEAGLNVALHLLGRNPSYIDTVGDSKKGYIGDLLAPTLHYTPISSRYVGAEIFATWGGIFQYAPGFSGDLPYDMGLHDLKAGAKLSIPYLPVLKLGGMASYTFIFRDQTRNWIDPQAISADTFSWAGLATLRFQDFVSSLPNLHLNYGKSGSWTNYGAGLELAAEGLAIFAEMTSRQGPNSNGILDTDNGLVRLTPGVSFGSRRGLALSLGYTFSLSSGVPNEVIFGLNVATPFFRRAPVVYGEFSGKVIDASTRAPLAALVEFPDNPKLKPLTVDASGLFLLKKLPTGVLKVRVTADGYRQLETFVNVETKPKEPVLFELYPLVTYGTLAGAVTDAKTGKPLAATIAFAEGGIEPVSSNPGTGAFRKDNIPVGTYTITASAEGYFPSTVTIQIRENQITSQTFALNPLTVKSVLTGTVIDRGSEQPLAARIILRDATTGNTITEVNSEPGTGVYVIEAPVGAYSVTAQAEGYIDQSAAVVLQEGKPATHNFALVKVGTTVTLKGIYFDFNKATIRFPESQEALQAAYNILKENPTIRVEIQGHTDNVGSDEYNQRLSEQRAWAVVNYLVQQMGVDPARLIAKGYGESMPKAPNDTPEGRALNRRVEFVVIGELGK; from the coding sequence ATGCGCCGTCTGACAGTATTACCTTTAATTTTGCTGGCGGTCTCTGCTTTTGCCTATACCGGATTTGGCGGTGGCAGAGGCCTTTTCCGGGTTCAGGATGCCCAGACCGAAGAGGCGGGCCTGAATGTGGCGCTGCATCTTCTGGGCAGGAATCCGTCCTATATTGACACTGTCGGAGATTCAAAGAAAGGTTATATTGGGGACCTGCTGGCACCGACCCTGCATTATACTCCGATTTCATCCCGGTATGTGGGAGCAGAAATTTTTGCCACCTGGGGCGGAATTTTCCAGTACGCACCCGGGTTTTCCGGTGACCTGCCTTATGATATGGGATTGCACGATCTGAAGGCGGGTGCCAAACTTTCTATCCCTTATCTGCCGGTGCTGAAACTTGGAGGTATGGCATCTTACACTTTCATCTTCCGGGATCAGACCAGAAACTGGATCGACCCGCAGGCGATTTCAGCTGATACCTTCAGCTGGGCAGGTCTGGCAACCCTGCGGTTTCAGGATTTTGTTTCCTCGCTGCCCAATCTTCATCTGAACTATGGCAAATCCGGCTCCTGGACCAATTATGGTGCCGGGCTGGAACTGGCAGCTGAGGGGCTGGCGATCTTTGCCGAAATGACCTCCCGGCAGGGACCGAACTCGAACGGTATCCTTGATACCGATAACGGACTGGTCCGGTTGACGCCTGGGGTATCATTCGGCAGCCGGCGCGGTCTGGCACTTTCGCTGGGCTATACCTTCAGTCTGAGCTCAGGTGTTCCGAATGAGGTGATCTTCGGTCTTAATGTTGCCACGCCGTTCTTCCGCAGGGCGCCGGTGGTTTACGGCGAGTTTTCGGGCAAGGTGATTGACGCGTCAACCCGTGCCCCGCTGGCAGCGCTGGTGGAATTTCCGGACAATCCGAAGCTGAAGCCGCTGACCGTTGATGCCAGCGGGCTGTTCCTGCTGAAGAAACTGCCCACCGGTGTCCTCAAGGTCCGGGTGACCGCCGATGGTTACCGACAGCTTGAGACTTTCGTCAATGTTGAAACGAAACCGAAAGAGCCGGTGCTCTTTGAACTTTATCCGCTGGTGACCTACGGCACGCTTGCCGGTGCGGTTACCGATGCCAAGACCGGAAAGCCGCTGGCAGCAACAATCGCATTTGCTGAGGGCGGTATTGAGCCGGTGAGCAGTAATCCCGGCACCGGAGCGTTCCGCAAGGACAACATTCCAGTGGGCACCTATACGATCACCGCCAGTGCGGAAGGCTATTTCCCGTCTACGGTTACGATCCAGATCCGGGAAAATCAGATCACCAGTCAGACATTTGCCCTTAATCCGCTGACGGTCAAGTCGGTTCTGACCGGCACAGTGATCGACCGGGGCAGCGAACAGCCGCTCGCCGCCAGAATCATCCTTCGGGATGCAACGACCGGTAACACGATTACTGAGGTGAACAGTGAACCGGGTACCGGTGTTTATGTCATTGAAGCGCCGGTCGGCGCCTATTCGGTTACTGCCCAGGCGGAGGGCTACATTGATCAGTCCGCAGCAGTTGTGCTCCAGGAGGGCAAACCGGCGACCCACAACTTCGCACTCGTCAAGGTGGGAACAACGGTAACGCTCAAGGGGATATACTTCGACTTCAACAAGGCGACGATCAGATTCCCAGAATCGCAGGAGGCGCTGCAGGCTGCCTACAACATCCTGAAGGAAAATCCGACGATCAGGGTGGAGATTCAGGGACATACCGACAATGTCGGTTCGGATGAATACAACCAGCGGCTTTCCGAACAGCGCGCCTGGGCGGTGGTCAATTATCTCGTCCAGCAGATGGGAGTGGATCCGGCCCGGTTGATTGCCAAGGGGTATGGCGAGAGCATGCCCAAGGCACCGAATGACACTCCCGAAGGCCGGGCGCTTAACCGCCGGGTGGAGTTTGTTGTTATCGGGGAACTGGGTAAGTAA
- a CDS encoding DUF5362 family protein codes for MEASISSITGADRIKSNIQGMKGWLKLLGIVQIVAGILQALTLFGIFWAWLPIWLGIILNGAANRAGEYGEKGDEQALAEFTSKLKLYFIINGVMMIISLAVVALALMVLGLLAILGVISLPSLIERFRD; via the coding sequence ATGGAAGCGAGTATCAGTTCGATTACCGGTGCGGACCGGATAAAATCCAACATCCAGGGGATGAAAGGCTGGCTCAAGCTCCTGGGGATCGTGCAGATTGTTGCCGGGATTCTGCAGGCGCTGACGCTTTTCGGCATCTTCTGGGCATGGCTGCCGATCTGGCTGGGCATTATTCTTAACGGTGCAGCGAACAGGGCGGGTGAGTATGGGGAAAAGGGTGATGAGCAGGCGCTGGCGGAGTTTACCAGTAAGCTGAAACTCTATTTTATCATCAACGGGGTGATGATGATCATCTCGCTGGCGGTGGTGGCGCTGGCGCTGATGGTGCTTGGTCTGCTGGCAATTCTGGGGGTGATCAGCCTTCCCAGCCTGATAGAACGTTTCCGGGATTAG
- a CDS encoding glutaredoxin domain-containing protein: MEFHIFAREGCKLCSKAQQVLARLGLPYQVRYVDGPNATVENLADFAYYDWTDSPPLVVAIEGDRVLARWDGETIGDETKSWHLTLERWLAEQRSSAE, translated from the coding sequence ATGGAGTTTCACATCTTTGCCCGTGAAGGCTGTAAACTTTGCAGCAAGGCACAGCAGGTTCTCGCCCGGCTGGGACTGCCCTATCAGGTGCGCTATGTTGACGGACCGAACGCTACTGTGGAAAATCTTGCCGACTTTGCCTATTACGACTGGACCGACAGCCCGCCGCTGGTCGTGGCAATTGAAGGCGACCGGGTTCTTGCCCGCTGGGACGGTGAGACCATCGGCGATGAGACAAAATCCTGGCACCTGACGCTCGAACGCTGGCTCGCCGAACAGCGCTCCTCTGCTGAATAA